One Angustibacter luteus genomic window carries:
- a CDS encoding CoA transferase: MTRATTGDDGPAPTGPLAGLLVADFSRILAGPYATMLLADLGADVVKVEGPRGDDTRGWVPPVHDGVSTYFLGVNRGKRSIALDLRDETDAGLARELARRADVVIENFKPGGLTKYGLDYDTVSAANPAVIYSSISGFGSGAGREVPGYDLMVQAMSGLMSLTGDPAGPPFRAGISVFDVMAGNHATIGILAALHHRDATGEGQHVEVNLLSSALTGLVNHSSAYVAGGTVPFRMGNAHPSVFPYEPLPTADDDLIVAAANDGQFRKLCQVLDIPEVADDPRFAGNSDRTANREVLRPILEAQLRRRGAVEWFDLLVRAGVPSGPIQTIDGGFAMAERFELDPVVSAGEGERAVPTTRHPVRFSRTPASYRLPPPELDEHGDELRGWLTEPPAEDGRD, from the coding sequence ATGACGCGGGCAACGACAGGTGACGACGGGCCGGCCCCCACGGGCCCACTGGCCGGGCTGCTCGTCGCCGACTTCTCCCGGATCCTGGCCGGCCCCTACGCGACCATGCTGCTCGCCGACCTCGGCGCGGACGTCGTCAAGGTGGAGGGTCCGCGCGGTGACGACACCCGCGGCTGGGTTCCTCCGGTGCACGACGGGGTCTCGACGTACTTCCTCGGCGTCAACCGCGGCAAGCGCTCGATCGCCCTGGACCTGCGGGACGAGACGGACGCCGGGCTGGCCCGCGAGCTGGCCCGCCGGGCCGACGTGGTGATCGAGAACTTCAAGCCGGGTGGCCTGACCAAGTACGGGCTGGACTACGACACCGTGTCCGCCGCGAACCCGGCGGTGATCTACAGCTCGATCAGCGGCTTCGGCTCCGGCGCCGGTCGCGAGGTCCCGGGCTACGACCTCATGGTGCAGGCGATGAGCGGCCTGATGAGCCTCACCGGTGACCCCGCCGGACCGCCGTTCCGGGCCGGCATCTCGGTGTTCGACGTGATGGCCGGCAACCACGCGACCATCGGCATCCTCGCCGCTCTGCACCACCGGGACGCGACCGGCGAGGGCCAGCACGTCGAGGTGAACCTGCTCTCGTCGGCGCTCACCGGCCTGGTGAACCACAGCTCGGCGTACGTGGCCGGTGGGACGGTGCCGTTCCGGATGGGCAACGCGCACCCCAGCGTCTTCCCGTACGAACCCCTTCCCACCGCGGACGACGACCTGATCGTGGCCGCTGCCAACGACGGCCAGTTCCGCAAGCTGTGCCAGGTGCTGGACATCCCCGAGGTCGCGGACGACCCGCGCTTCGCAGGCAACAGCGACCGGACCGCGAACCGCGAGGTGCTGCGGCCGATCCTGGAGGCGCAGCTGCGCCGCCGCGGCGCCGTCGAGTGGTTCGACCTGCTGGTGAGGGCCGGCGTGCCGAGCGGCCCGATCCAGACGATCGACGGCGGTTTCGCGATGGCGGAACGGTTCGAGCTCGACCCGGTCGTGTCCGCGGGCGAGGGCGAGCGGGCGGTCCCGACCACGCGGCACCCCGTCCGGTTCTCCCGCACGCCGGCGAGCTACCGGCTGCCCCCACCGGAGCTGGACGAGCACGGCGACGAGCTGCGCGGGTGGCTGACCGAACCACCAGCGGAGGACGGACGTGACTGA
- a CDS encoding citryl-CoA lyase, protein MTDQEQPGHPTTPSYPTALGASTRDTITLLGQDLAADVMGSVGFGELSFWLATQRRPSPGEVRVFEAVLAALADHGFTPTAIVTRLTYLSAPDSVQGALAAGLLGGGSRFLGVTEDTGRFLHDVLDSVDGDLPADEAAWDALAVTTVAAQRAEGRFVPGLGHHVHKDGDPRTPRLMQIAREEGLFGPHLALFDAIGRVHAQVLGKTLPLNGAGVCGAALADLGLPLELLRGFALLARTAGLIGQLAEELRRPVANEVFLAVDLNNRSVPPEPYVPDVPSAGGP, encoded by the coding sequence GTGACTGACCAGGAGCAGCCGGGCCACCCCACGACGCCCAGCTATCCCACGGCCTTGGGCGCCTCGACCCGCGACACGATCACGCTGCTCGGCCAGGACCTCGCCGCCGACGTGATGGGTTCTGTGGGGTTCGGGGAGCTGTCCTTCTGGCTGGCAACCCAGCGCCGTCCCAGCCCCGGCGAGGTCCGCGTCTTCGAGGCGGTGCTGGCCGCGCTGGCCGACCACGGGTTCACCCCGACGGCCATCGTGACCCGGCTGACCTACCTGTCCGCACCCGACTCGGTCCAGGGGGCGCTCGCGGCGGGACTGCTGGGCGGCGGCTCCCGGTTCCTCGGCGTCACGGAGGACACCGGACGATTCCTGCACGACGTGCTGGACTCGGTGGACGGCGACCTGCCGGCCGACGAGGCGGCGTGGGACGCGCTGGCCGTCACCACCGTTGCCGCCCAACGGGCCGAGGGGCGCTTCGTCCCGGGCCTGGGTCACCACGTGCACAAGGACGGCGACCCCCGCACGCCCCGGTTGATGCAGATCGCCCGCGAGGAGGGGCTGTTCGGTCCGCACCTCGCGCTGTTCGACGCGATCGGCCGCGTGCACGCCCAGGTCCTCGGGAAGACGTTGCCGCTCAACGGTGCCGGTGTCTGCGGGGCCGCGCTGGCCGATCTCGGTCTGCCGCTGGAGCTGCTCCGCGGGTTCGCCCTCCTCGCGCGCACCGCCGGCCTCATCGGGCAGCTGGCCGAGGAGCTGCGCCGGCCGGTCGCCAACGAGGTGTTCCTGGCCGTCGACCTCAACAA